The window AAGTAAGCATActtgtttatttgcaaagaTTAAAACCACCGCATCACGGAGTTCATCTTCATTCAACATTCGGGTGAGTTCCTCCCTCGCTTCAGTTATTCGCTCCCTGTCATTGCTGTCCACAACAAAGATTAATCCTGCAATTTCATTCAGAAATACAGAGATAAACGCAAATTATGATTCATTGATCAAAAGTTAATGTCGACACGTATGACGTATGATTTTAAAAACAGCGACAGGTGCCATTGCACTATCACAGACAAACATACCCTGCGTATTTTGAAAGTAATGCCTCCATAGTGGTCGAATTTTGTCTTGGCCGCCAACATCCCAAACTGTGAAGCTGATGTTTTTGTATTCGACAGTTTCAACATTGAAgcctaaattttaagttgttGTCAGGctcataaaaaatgtaaaaaatgatATCCCAAACATGCTTCAGTACATTATTGTATACGTATGTCAAGGTTTATGCACAATATTTCCATACCTATAGTTGGAATAGTTGTGACAATTTCACCCAGCTTTAATTTGtacaaaattgttgttttaccGGCGGCATCCAAACCCACCATCAATATTCTCATT of the Clavelina lepadiformis chromosome 7, kaClaLepa1.1, whole genome shotgun sequence genome contains:
- the LOC143464877 gene encoding ADP-ribosylation factor 2 — its product is MGGTFAKLFTTLFGKKEMRILMVGLDAAGKTTILYKLKLGEIVTTIPTIGFNVETVEYKNISFTVWDVGGQDKIRPLWRHYFQNTQGLIFVVDSNDRERITEAREELTRMLNEDELRDAVVLIFANKQDLPNALCAADITEKLGLNALRQRTWYIQSTCATSGDGLYEGLDWLSNQLKNLKN